A single region of the Raphanus sativus cultivar WK10039 unplaced genomic scaffold, ASM80110v3 Scaffold3366, whole genome shotgun sequence genome encodes:
- the LOC108829791 gene encoding uncharacterized protein At4g02000-like, protein MLILQKWEPVVSDSFPSRISFWVQVHGIPLHYWTDGTINAIGAVLGPIESREVNKARLRVQINGLRPLIMCMDLELPSKKIVEIVLEYEHLEKHCFFCKSLSHEDGDCPARPLDRTNPGDKRRLDISRQNTLESIEEGRRRQAERKFTRNNEGNTHSGAR, encoded by the coding sequence ATGTTGATCCTGCAGAAATGGGAACCTGTTGTGTCGGATAGCTTCCCTTCACGCATATCCTTTTGGGTACAGGTCCATGGTATACCACTTCACTACTGGACAGATGGTACTATCAACGCCATTGGTGCTGTACTTGGACCTATTGAAAGCCGGGAAGTGAACAAAGCTAGGCTTCGGGTACAAATAAATGGTTTGAGACCATTAATTATGTGTATGGACCTCGAACTGCCATCGAAGAAGATCGTAGAGATAGTGCTGGAGTATGAGCACTTAGAAAAGCACTGCTTTTTCTGTAAGTCCCTGTCCCATGAAGATGGAGACTGTCCTGCTCGACCTCTGGATAGGACTAACCCTGGAGACAAAAGGCGCCTAGATATCTCTCGTCAAAACACTCTGGAAAGCATTGAGGAGGGAAGGAGAAGGCAAGCTGAAAGAAAATTCACTCGCAACAACGAAGGCAATACTCATAGCGGAGCTCGCTGA